A single region of the Micropterus dolomieu isolate WLL.071019.BEF.003 ecotype Adirondacks linkage group LG18, ASM2129224v1, whole genome shotgun sequence genome encodes:
- the LOC123987267 gene encoding opioid growth factor receptor-like, whose product MSWFIYCRWWPDFEGFRHILRSILRWICQKLREGCSLLVKVFRFFRRGRVDSEGGEPPGGRLRDEEDDDFDSEEYRVKSTDELFCGYDSTWETEEDSGYTFNNRRRPAASRYKNKFSRFENAAKDMQNYRHNYPSQTRPDRWIGPVNDDMPNLNFYLGKTASKPDGVYIHIFHNEWHGRYEELEYVHTYIQWLFPLKEPGMNSEASPLTKEEVEGFLRNSTAKENLLKSYQLMLDFYGIELCDETTGKVQRARNWRDRFNNLNSKTHNSLRITRILKCQGTLGYSHYQAPLVHFFLEETLVKGELPNVKDSVLNYFVFAVLDKKERRRLIKFAYLNYDHKDEFVWCPKKIQMMWSKAASSRTE is encoded by the exons ATGTCCTGGTTTATCTATTGCCGATGGTGGCCTGATTTCGAGGGGTTTAGGCACATACTGCGTTCCATATTGCGCTGGATTTGTCAAAAGTTACGGGAAGGATGTTCACTTTTAGTGAAAGTGTTCAGATTCTTTCGCAGAGGCCGAGTTGACTCTGAAGGTGGCGAGCCTCCAGGAGGTAGGTTGCGTGACGAAGAGGATGATGACTTTGACAGCGAGGAGTATCGTGTTAAGTCGACAGATGAGTTGTTCTGTGGCTACGATTCAACCTGGGAGACTGAGGAGGATTCGGGGTACACATTCAACAACAGGAGGCGACCAGCAGCGTCCAGATAT AAGAACAAGTTCAGCAGATTTGAAAATGCTGCAAAAGACATGCAGAATTACAGGCATAACTACCCT TCCCAGACCAGACCAGATCGCTGGATAGGGCCAGTAAAT GATGACATGCCTAATTTGAATTTCTACCTCGGAAAGACGGCCTCTAAACCTGACG GTGTCTACATCCACATTTTCCACAATGAATGGCATGGAAGGTATGAAGAACTGGAGTATGTACACACCTATATTCAGTG GTTATTCCCACTGAAAGAACCAGGGATGAACAGTGAGGCCAGTCCATTGACAAAAGAAGAAGTTGAG GGTTTTCTTCGAAACAGCACTGCAAAGGAAAATCTGTTGAAGTCCTACCAGCTCATGTTGGACTTCTATGGTATCGAGTTGTGCGATGAGACAACAGGAAAAGTCCAAAGAGCACGTAACTGGAGAGACAGATTCAACAACCTTAACAG TAAAACTCATAACAGCCTGCGCATCACCCGCATCCTGAAGTGCCAGGGAACCCTGGGGTACAGTCACTACCAAGCCCCCCTGGTCCACTTCTTCCTGGAGGAGACACTCGTCAAAGGGGAACTCCCAAATGTCAAGGACAGTGTTCTCAACTACTTTGTGTTTGCTGTCCTCGATAAGAAAGAACGCAGGCGTCTCATCAAGTTTGCCTATTTGAACTATGACCATAAAGATGAGTTTGTATGGTGCCCAAAGAAAATTCAGATGATGTGGTCAAAGGCTGCCAGTAGCAGGACAGAATAG